AAGCATTCCTGGGTGGTGCGGGATCCAGCGGATCTTGCGTCCATCGTTGCCCAGGCTTTTTTGATCGCGGCCAGTGGGCGTCCGGGCCCTGTGCTGATCGACATCCCGAAGGATGTCGGCCAGGAGATGTTCGACTATGTGCCGGTCGAGCCCGGGTCGATCGTTCCTCAAGGCTTCCGCAAGCCCCAGCCGCCCCGGGATGAGCCGATCCTGTCGGCGCTTGAACTGATTGCCGAGGCGGAGTGTCCCCTGCTCTACGTGGGTGGTGGAGCGATTTCTGCCAGCGCCCATGACAGCCTCCGCGTGATCGCTGAGCGCTTCCAGATCCCCGTGACCAGCACCTTGATGGGGAAGGGTGCCTTCGATGAAAACGATCCCTTGTCGGTGGGCATGCTCGGCATGCACGGAACGGCCTATGCCAACTTCGCCGTTACCGAATGCGATCTGCTGATTGCCGTCGGCGCTCGCTTTGACGATCGGGTCACCGGCAAGCTCGACACCTTTGCCCCCCGGGCACGGGTGGTCCATTTTGAGATTGATCCGGCCGAAATTGGCAAGACGCGTCGCCCTGACGTTGCGGTGCTGGGTGATCTGGGCCTGAGTGTGGCGCGTTTGGTGGAGCTGAGCCTGCAACGCGAGGTGCAACCACGCACCGCTCCTTGGCTGAAGCGCATCGCCGAGTGGAAACAGACCTACCCCCTCACCGTTCCTCCCTCAGAGGGCGCCTTGTACCCCCAGGAGGTTCTGCTGGCCGTTCGCGATCTGGCACCGAACGCGATCGTCACCACCGATGTGGGGCAGCATCAGATGTGGGCCGCTCAGTACCTGCGCAATGGTCCTCGCGGCTGGATCAGCAGCGCTGGTCTTGGCACCATGGGCTACGGCATGCCCGCTGCGATGGGCGCTCAGGTGGCCTGCCCCGACCGTCAGGTGGTGTGCATTGCCGGTGATGCCAGCATCCTGATGAACATTCAGGAACTGGGAACCCTGGCGGCCTACAACCTCCCGGTGAAGGTGGTGATCGTCAACAACCATTGGCAGGGAATGGTGCGCCAGTGGCAGGAGAGCTTCTACGAGGAGCGCTACTCCGCTTCCGACATGCTCAATGGCATGCCGGACTTCGTGGCTCTCGCTCGCTCCTTCGGTGTTGACGGCGTGCATATCCGCGAGCGGCAGTCGCTGCGCGGGGATCTGGAGGCGGCGCTAAACGCCCCCGGCCCGATGCTCATTGATGTGCACGTTCGCCGTGGTGAAAACTGCTACCCGATGGTGCCCCCCGGCAAAAGCAATGCTGAAATGGTGGGCCTTCCGGCTCCCATGCCGAGTCTCAACACCACGACCCCTTGATTCGTTTCGTCTTAACCGGTTTGCTGTTGCTGCTTTGTGCGGCACCGGTTCAGGCTGCTGAGGTGCTTCAGGTGCGCAACAGTTCCCTGCTTCAGGTGGGTGATCGCAACCGCACCTACACCGTTGTGCTGGCCTGCGCCGCAGTTGATGCGAGCCGGGAAGCCGAGGCGACGGCATGGCTTCGTCAGGAGCTGCCCCGCCGGCGCAGGGTCAATCTTCGCCCGATCGGCTCCAGCGAGGGCCAGCTGAAGGCTCGGGTGACGCCCATCGGCGCGGAGCGTGACCTCAGCACCGGCTTGATTGCCGCTGGTTTGGCCAGCGACAGCTGTGGCGCCAATGGCTGATAACCGAGTCGCCCGGGGCATTGTGTTGGTGCCTTGCCTGCTTCTTGGGGGTGCCTTCCTGGCAACGGCCGCCTGGGGGCAGGGTGCTGCTGCTGAAAATCGCACGCTCGCCATCGGGATTGGTGCTGGCTTGCTCTTGGCCGGTTGGTTGTCCCAATTGGGTGGCGCGTCTGAGGGCTCTGTGACAAAACCAGACGAGTCCGACTCCAATCCCTAACTTGCGTGGATCGGGTTGCTTCCCTCCGATCCCATGTCGAAGCCTGAGTGGCGCCGCTGGCCTTGGCTGTCGTGGTGTGTGGTCGCAGCAACGCTGATTGGCTGCCAATCCATCGTGGCCAGTGGTCTCAATCGCCCGCGTTTGGCGGTGCTGCTGCCGATGGGGCACCGCGATGCGCACGTGCGGCAAGACTTCCTCCAGGGCTTTCGTCTCGGTCAGTCTTCGGTTGAGGCCTGCGGTGAGTCCTTCCCGCTGGTGGCGTGGCATGGGCTCAACTCCGGCGAGGAACCTGATGCGCAGTTGATGCCCTCCCGCGAGCTCAAGCTGCTGGTGGCTCCCCCCTCTGCGGACCTGCGGGCCTTTGCCGCTTTGGCGGTTGAGCGTGACCTCACTGTGTTGTTGCCCTTTCAGCGCGGCCAGTCCTTGGACACCTTGCGTGGTCTCGAAGGCCGTTCACGGCTCTGGCCAATCGTTCCCTCGCACCAGGAGGATCTCAAGGCGATGGTGGCCGCGGCGATGAAAGCCGGTTGGGGACGAGCCATGGTGGTTGAAGACCCTGCCGCCCTGGAATCCACCAGCTCCAACGCTTTCGTTGAGCTGTTTCAGGCTGCGGGCGGCATTGTTGAAAGCTATGAAGCGGAGCCAGTGCAGCGGGTTGACCCCAGCAACGGACGGCGTCTTCAGCGGTTTAAGGACGACATGTCCTGGTCGTGGACGCCCACTGTTGTGGTGGCCGATGCTCCGGATGGACCTTTGTCCCAACAGCTGCGAGCGGAGCAGCAGCAGGGCCGCTTTGGTGGTGGTGCACCGCGAACACCCAACTGGATCTGGCTGAGTGAGGCTGAAGGGCTGCAGGATGCTCCCGAGGTTCCGTGGCAACAGCTCGGCCTCCAGCATCCAGCCCGTGGTGAGGCCTGGCCGGACTTCCAGGAAACCTTCCAGCAGCACACCGGCTCGGCTCCATCGCTGCTCGCCGGTGCCGGCTTCGACACGGCGCGGCTGCTGGCCCTAGCGGATGCAGCACCGTTGCCCCTGTCTGCTGATGGCACCAACGACGCCATGGGTTGGCTGGATCCGGATCAGGAGGTCGTCCAGATTTGCGAGGCCTTCGATCGGCGTCGACGCGGAGAGCCTTTACTCCTGGAAGCTGCGGCCAGTGATTCCCGCTTCCGTGCCGGCCAGGCCCCGTCCGGTCAGGCCATTGCCGGTCTGATCGAATGAGGTCTGGGGATCCAACCTCGAGATGCTGCGCCTGAGTGAGTTGAAACTGCCCCTCGATCACGGGGAGGAGGCACTGCAGGAGGCGGTTCTCAAGCGCCTGCGGATACCGCCAGACCGTCTTTTGAGCCACACCTTGGTCAAGCGCAGTGTCGATGCGCGTCGCCGCGACAGGATTCAGTTGATCTACAGCGTGGATGTGCAGGTCAAGGGTGAGGCGGCCTTGCTGCAGCGCATCGGCAACAAAGGTCGGGTGCGTCCCGCACCGGACACCCGCTACCGGCCGGTCGGTCGTGCTCCGGATGGCTTCCCATTGGAGACGGTCGAGCGGCCGGTGGTGGTGGGAGCGGGCCCCTGCGGCTATTTCGCGGCCTTGCTGTTGGCGCAGATGGGCTTCCGGCCGCTGTTGCTGGAACGGGGCGAGTCGGTGAAGCAGCGCACCCTGCAGACCTTCGGCTTCTGGCGGGGCACCAGCCCCTTCAACCCGGAATCCAACGCCCAATTCGGTGAGGGGGGGGCCGGCACCTTCTCGGACGGCAAGCTGTACAGCCAGGTGAGCGATCCTGAGCACTACGGCCGCAAGGTGCTGGAGGAGCTGGTGGCCTGTGGCGCCAGCGAAGAGATCTTGACGCTGCATCGACCCCACATCGGCACCTTCAAACTCGCCACCGTGGTGCGCGGCCTTCGGGCGCGGATTGAAGCGCTGGGGGGTGAGGTGCGGTTCAACAGTCGTGTGGAGCGCCTGCAGCTCAGTGCCAGCACCGGTGAAAAGCCCCATCAACTCGAGGGGGTGGTGCTGGCTGACGGTGCGGAGATCCCTTGCCGCCATCTGGTGCTGGCCCCGGGGCATTCGGCGCGGGACTGCTTTGAAATGCTGGAGGAGGTTGGTGTGCAGCTGCAGCGCAAGCCGTTTTCGGTGGGTGTGCGGATTGAGCATCCGCAGCATCTGATCGATGCAGCCCGGTGGGGGGAGGCGGCCGGCCATCCGCGTCTCGGGGCGGCCGAGTACAAGCTGGTGCACCATGCCGAGAACGGACGCTGCGTCTACAGCTTCTGCATGTGTCCCGGTGGATTTGTCGTGGGTGCCACCTCGGAAGAGGGCCGGGTCGTGACCAACGGCATGAGTCAGCATTCTCGTAATGAGCGAAACGCCAACAGCGGCTTGGTCGTGGCCCTGGATGCAGACGACCTTGCCCCGTTTGAACGTTTTCCCGGGGACCCGTTGGCGGGAATAGCCCTGCAACGGGATCTCGAGCAGCGTGCCTTCCAGCTTGGGGGCAGCACCTATGCCGCTCCAGCGCAGCGGCTGGAGGATTTTCTCCTCGCCCGTTCGTCAACCCGCCTTGGCGCCATCGCAGCGTCGTATCAACCGGGCGTGCATCCTGCCGATCTGACCGATCTTCTTCCCGCTCCGATCGTTGAGGCGTTGCGCGAGGCGTTGCCGGCTTTTGCCCGCAAGCTGAGGGGCTACGACCACCCCGATGCTGTGCTCACCGGCGTCGAAACCCGCACGTCATCGCCCGTTCGCATACCCAGGGATGACGCACTGGAATCCCTCAATGTGAGGGGTCTGGTGCCGGCGGGGGAGGGGGCGGGCTACGCCGGCGGCATCCTTTCGGCTGGAATCGATGGCATTCGGGCCGCTGAAGCCTTAGTCCTCCAAATCCTGGGGACTGTCCCTCAGTCCCCTTGACCCTCACCCGACTCGGCGATCAATACCCTGCAAAGGGTGTGGAGGAGTGATGCACCACGATGCGTAGAGCCCCCTCGTCATCACGCACGTAGCCGAAGGTCTTATCGACCTTGCTGGTGGTGCCATCGGCTGCTTCCAGATGAACCCAGCCCATGGCATTGGCGGTGTTCCCAAAACTCTGAATCACGAAAATTTCAGGCTCACATTTCACCCAGGGGCTCCGCTTGGCCCCGGGGGTACCAATGGCAAAGCCGGAGTCGCCGAAGGCCGGATCGTCCCCGACGAAATACGACACAGCACCACTGCGGGTGTCGCGGAAGGTGACGTCACCTTTGGCCCAGGTCGGCTTGAAGGCCACGGGACCGAACTGATAGCCGTAGGCCGCATCAATGACTTCGCCTGCCAGGGGTTTGGATTTGGCCAGACCGCCCTTTTTATGGGTTTTGCTGATGGTGATAAGGGCCTCGCACCAGGCGTCCTGGGCGGCCTTCACCTCGCTCACCTTGATGGTTTCCGACATCACGGCCGGCTTGGCATCAGCGGCAACTCCACAAACAAACAGAGGAGCGACGGATGCCGCACTCGCCAAACCCAGGCGAAGCATCGATTGGAACATCGTGAAAGGTCAAATGCCTTCTCAAACTGGCCTGCAGCTCAAGGCTCGTCAGCCTTTGCCATCAAACCGTGATTTGAAGGTTCAGGTTGGGGCTTGCGCCACGATTCCACTCCACTGCACGGCTTTCACCTGATCGCGTCGCCATGAATGGAACAGCTCGGGTTCACTGACGGTGCAAAGCGGGCAGTGGGAGATTCGTTCGCCGGCGATTCCCGCCTGTTGGAGTTGCAACCGGGCAGCGGCACGGATGTCCAGACGATGCCGCCCCGGTTGCTCATCCGTTGAGACGGCTCCGCGTTCCGACAGGTCAACATCGCCTGGGATGGCGGCGGCGATGGCCTGCACCACCTCATCGCCCACCTGGTAACGCGGCCCGCTCACGGCAGGCCCCAGGGCAATGACCAGATCCTCCCGCCGGGCACCCTGCTCCACCAGGCGATCCAGGGCTGTGATCAGGATTCCAGCGGCCACGCCTCGCCAGCCGGCATGGCAGGCCGCCGCATGCCCGGTGCCTGGATCCGCGATCAGCACCGGCGTGCAGTCGGCGCCGCACACCCAGAGGCTTTGCCCTCCGCGATCACTCACAAGGCCGTCGCCTTTAGGCCAGGGATCCTGACGGGCATCACTGGCGTTCAGCACGATTCCACTGTGCACCTGCTGGGGACGATGGACACTGATGCCGGCGCTGATGTAGCCAGCTAATTCATCGGGTCCGCGGCCATGCCACAGCCGGGTGAAGAACCCATGCTCGAAGCCTTGTTCGTGTAGCAGATCGCTCTGGAGGTAATACCCCCCATAGCAACCGACCCAGGTCCAGCCCTTCAACGTGTTGAAGCTGCTGTCTGGTCGATCAAATGGCCCGTCTTTCATCAGCCCTGCAATCAGGCCATCGGGATGTCCCGCAGCATCCAGAAGCCGCCAAAGGTCTGCTCCTCTGGGCTGGCCTGGATGGCGATGAATTGCAGACCGCGCACCTGCTGTTGTGAGGTCGTCAGTGCTTCTGCGATTTCAGCGGCAACCCCAGGTTCCAGGTCACTCACCAGCCAGCGGTCGTCCTGACCGGCTTCCAACACCAGTTGCCGGTCTTCAACGGTCATTCGTACTGGTTCGAGACCGCCCAACCAGCCCGCCATAGCGAGGGAGCGGCTCTGGCTGAACAGTCGTAAACCCGGGACGGAAGCATCGGGATCGATGCCATCGGGCACCGGCAGAAGCCCGCTGAAACTCATCGGCCATTCCGCTGCCTCCAGCAACAGGCTTGCCGGCAAGGCAGCCCAGCTCCAGGCATCCCCTTGAACCTCCTCCGGGAGCGGCACCGGCGGCGTTGGGACAGGGGCCGGAGCAGGGGCGAGGGGGCCGGCCATGAAGCCCTCCTCTTGCGGGTACACCTCCCGTTCGCGTTGTTGCAGCCAATCGAGCAAGGCAAACGTGCGGCGACTTGGAATCACCTCGAGGTCTTGTTCTGCCGCGGCACGCTGCACCATGGTGCGCATGGAACTGCGCCAGCAGCGCAGGCGTAGGGGGGATCCCCAGCCTCCGCTGGCGGACATCTCCTTGGCTTCCGCCATGGCTTGGCTCAGCCACAGTGAATTCACCTCGCCGGAGGGACACACCTTGGCGAAGCGAAAGGGTGGTGCGTCGCTGCTCGCCGGCGGCGTGGAGGTGATCAGCAGTTCCCAGCGCTTGCGGCCATCGGCCTCCAGGATCGGTCGGGAGTAGAAGTCGAGTTCCCAGTCTTCAGAGGCTGTCAGGGCAGCAGTGCTCATCCGGCGGATTGCTCCTGCTGCTTCAGCATGTTTTGTGCCCGGCTGGCACGATCGGCGGCTTCAGCCATCACTTTGTCTTTTTCAATCAAGAGCTCGCCGGGGGGGCCTTCGAGAAGGGCTGTGTTGAGGCCAATGCGTCCGCGTCCCGGGTCCAGTTCCGTGATCAGGGCGGACACCCGGTCGCCCTGATCAAACACCTCACGGATCGAGCGCAGGCTGCCGTTGGTGATCGCTGATTGGTGCAGCAGTCCGCTGATGCCACCGAGGTCGATGAACAGGCCGTAGGGCTTCACAGCAGCAACTTGGCCTTCCACCAATTGACCCACTTCCAGATCTTGAAAGCGTTCAGCGACGGCGGCACGTTTTTCAGACATCACCAGCTTGCGGGTTTCGGAATTGACCTCGATGAAGGCCACGCCCAGGGTCTTGCCCACCAGCTCCTGGTGATTCTCACCGTTTTGTAGTTGAGAGCGGGGAATGAAGCCCCGAAGCCCTTCGAGATCGCAGGTGACACCACCGCGGTTGAAGCCATTCACGATGACCTGAACCACTTTTCCCTGCTTCTCCATGTCCTTCACCCGGTCCCAGCTCTTGCGCAACTCCAGGGCGCGGCAGCTGATCGTGACCATTCCATCAGCGTTCTGCTCACGGGTCACCAGAACTTCAACTTCCAGGCCCTTGGGGAAGCGCTCGCGGAAGTTGGTGATGACGCCGAGGCCCGCCTCGCTCTTGGGCATGTAGCCCGGAGCCTTGCCGCCGATATCCACATACACGCCATCGTTTTCGATGCCGATCACGTTGCCCTTGATCACTTCCCCGGTCGTGCCGACTGGTGCGTTCTCGTCGAGGGCGGCGAGGAACGCTTCTTCGTCGAAATCGAAATCGTCAACGCTGCGCGGTTGATTGCGCTGCTCTTTCTTGGGCTTGCTATCCGGCGCACCCATCAGGTCAGCCATGGTCATGCCTTCCATGCCGCCCATGTCGAAACGGGCGTCGTCGTCCGTGCTTCGAGAGGTGGCTGACTCCTGTTGCACCGGCCGTGGCGGTGTGGCGAGACCGGCACGTTCCTCAAGGATGCGTGCTTTTTCCGCCGCTGCTTCAGCCGCCGCGCGAGCTTCTGCAGCCTCCAGCTCAAGCTTTTCCTGCTCTTCGCGGCGATTGATCTGCATCACCTGCAGCGGTTTGGTCGCTGCCGGCTTGGGTGCCTTCGGGCGGTTGGGCTGCGGGCTGCCGGCTGCGGGCATGGACCATCGGGGTCGTCGATCGCCCATTTTGACAGGCTGGGCTGGGATCAGCATCCCCATGCCTGTGCAACTCCATGGATCAGCCCCGCAAGCGATTTGATCAGCTGACATGGCCTGAGGCCAGAAACGCTGCCTCTCGGCCTGGTGCCACGGTGATCTGGCCGTTTGGAGCCCTTGAGCAACACGGCCCCCAGCTGCCCCTGGCGACGGATGCCGTGTTCGCTGAAGGCATCCTGGATTCGGTTCTGTCTGGGCTTGATCCCGGTCTACCGCTGTGGCGGTTGCCTTGTCAGGCCATCGGCTTTTCGCCTGAGCATCAGAACTTTCCCGGCACCCTCAGTCTTTCGGCTTCTCTCATTCTTGATCTGGTCGAGCAGGTGGGCATGCAATTGGCGGCGATGGGGATGCAGCGCCTCGTTTTGTTCAATGCCCACGGCGGCCAAATCGGTTTGTTGCAGGTTGCGGCCCGCCAGCTGCGGGCCCGCAGCCCGTCGCTGGCTGTTCTTCCCTGCTTCCTTTGGAGTGGTGTGGACGGGTTGGCTGATCTGCTGCGAGAAGAGGAGTTGCTCCATGGCTTGCATGCCGGGCAAGCCGAAACCAGCTTGATGTTGCAGCTCGAGCCAGACCTGGTCGGGTCAGCCCGCCCTGTGGATGGACTTGTATCGTCTGGCTCCTCTCAGGAACCGCCGGAGGGGTGGAGCCTCGAAGGGGCGGCACCCTGCGCTTGGCTCACCGACGATCTCAGTGCAACGGGCGTGATCGGGGATGCGCGTGAGGCATCGGCAGGCCTGGGCCGCCGCTTGGAGGAACGTCTTATTCGCCATTGGCAGGCGCGTTTTCAGACCCTTATGGCGAGTGACTGGCCCCCCTCCCAAAGCCTGCTCAGCTAACCGTCCAAGGGCCCGTCCAAGTGCTGAAGTTTGGACGCATGTGTCCCCAACTCTTGGGGCACTGGTTATTGTCAGTCCCACTTAAGTGGTAGCAAGCGTCCTATGACGACCCTCAACGCACCTGAAGCACCTGTGCTGGAGGGCCAAGACGCACTGCCCGATTTCACAACCGCTGCCTACAAGGACGCCTACAGCCGGATCAACGCCATCGTGATCGAGGGCGAGCAGGAAGCTCACGACAACTACATTTCTCTCGGGACGCTGATCCCCGACCAGGCTGAGGAGCTCAAGCGCCTGGCACGGATGGAAATGAAGCACATGAAGGGCTTCACCTCCTGCGGCCGGAACCTGGGCGTTGAAGCTGACCTTCCTTTTGCCAAGAAGTTCTTCGAACCGCTTCACGGCAACTTCCAAGCTGCGCTCAAGGAAGGCAAGGTGGTTACTTGCCTGTTGATCCAGGCTCTGTTGATCGAAGCATTTGCCATTTCCGCATATCACATTTATATCCCCGTAGCTGATCCCTTCGCTCGCAAGATCACTGAGGGTGTTGTTAAAGATGAGTACACACATCTGAACTACGGCCAGGAATGGCTGAAGGCCAACTTCGAAACCAGCAAAGATGAGCTGTTCGAAGCAAACAAGGCCAACCTTCCCCTAATCCGCTCGATGCTGGAAGACGTGGCTGCTGATGCTGCCGTCCTCCATATGGAAAAGGAAGACCTAATCGAAGACTTCCTGATCGCCTACCAGGAAGCTTTGGGTGAAATCGGCTTCACCTCCCGTGATATCGCCCGGATGGCGGCGGCAGCTCTGGCCGTTTAAACCAGTTCGGGACCCCATTGACGCCGGTTTTTCGACAGGCACGTTGCCGTCGATACCGGTTGGCGTGGGAGCATGGTCCCTCGAGGTGTTCTTTGAGACGTCAGCAGTAGGGCATGTTTGGTCTGATCGGACATTCAACGAGTTTTGAGGCCGCTCGCCGCAAGGCAATGGAACTCGGTTTCGATCACATTTCGGACGGAGATCTCGATGTGTGGTGCAGCGCACCTCCGCAGCTTGTGGAGCATGTTGAAGTCACCAGTCCAACGGGCACGACCATCGAGGGTGCCTACATCGACTCCTGCTTCGTGCCCGAGATGCTGAGCCGTTTCAAGACGGCTCGCCGCAAGGTGCTCAACGCGATGGAACTTGCCCAGAAGAAGGGCATCAACATCACTGCCCTGGGCGGTTTCACCTCAATTATTTTCGAGAATTTCAACCTGCTGCAGCACCAGACGGTGCGCAGCACCACCCTGGATTGGCAGCGGTTCACCACCGGGAACACCCACACGGCCTGGGTGATCTGCCGCCAGGTGGAGAACAACGCCCCAACCCTCGGTATCGACCTCAGTAAGGCCAAGGTCGCTGTTGTTGGCGCGACCGGTGACATCGGCTCCGCCGTCTGCCGTTGGCTTCAGGCGCGTACAGGCGTCGAAGAACTGTTGTTGGTGGCGCGTCAGCAGCAACCGTTGCTGGACCTGCAACAGGAACTCGGCAGTGGAAGGATCCTGACGCTCGATGAGGCTCTGCCGGAAGCGGATGTGGTCGTCTGGGTGGCGAGCATGCCCCGGACCCTTGAGATCGACCACAACAGTTTGAAGAAGCCTTGTTTGATGATTGACGGGGGCTACCCCAAGAATCTGAATACCAAGGTCGCTGGTGGCGGCATCCACGTGTTGAAGGGTGGAATCGTTGAGTTCTGCCGCGACATCGGTTGGTCGATGATGGCCATCGCCGAGATGGAGAAACCTCAGCGCCAGATGTTTGCTTGCTTTGCAGAAGCGATGCTGCTCGAATTCGAGCGCTGTCACACCAACTTCAGCTGGGGGCGCAACAACATCACCCTCGAGAAGATGGATTTCATCGGTGCGGCATCGGTCCGCCATGGGTTCAGCACCCTGAACCTCCATCCCAACCTGCAGGCCACTGCCGCCTGATCCCCGGAGAGCCATGCCCCGTCGCCCCCTGCTTGAGTTCGAAAAACCGCTCGTCGAGCTGGAGCAGCAGATTGAGCAAATCCGCCAGTTGGCCAGGGATTCGGAAGTTGACGTGTCGCAGCAGCTGCAGCAGCTGGAGACCCTCGCAGCCCGTCGGCGTCAGGAGATCTTTCAGGGGTTGACTCCCGCCCAGAAGATTCAGGTCGCCCGCCATCCTCAGCGTCCGAGCACGCTGGATTTCATTCAGATGTTCTGTGACGACTGGGTCGAACTGCATGGAGACCGTCGTGGCAATGACGATCAGGCGTTGATTGGCGGCGTCGGACGGGTGGGTGATCGACCGATCATGTTGATCGGCCATCAGAAAGGACGCGACACCAAGGAAAACGTCGCCCGCAATTTCGGGATGGCCGCTCCGGGTGGCTACCGCAAAGCGATGCGGTTGATGGACCACGCCGATCGCTTTCGCTTGCCGATCCTCACTTTTATCGATACTCCCGGTGCCTATGCCGGACTCGAAGCTGAGGAGCAGGGCCAGGGTGAAGCAATCGCCGTCAACCTGCGGGAGATGTTCCGCTTGCGCGTTCCGGTGATCGCCACTGTGATCGGCGAGGGTGGTTCCGGCGGTGCGTTAGGGATCGGGGTGGCGGATCGATTGCTGATGTTCGAGCACAGCGTCTACACCGTTGCCAGCCCTGAAGCCTGTGCCTCCATCCTTTGGCGTGATGCGGCAAAGGCGCCGGACGCAGCGGCAGCCTTGCGGATCACCGGTCGCGATTTGTTGGAGCTGGGGGTGGTGGATGAGGTTCTCGAGGAGCCTTCCGGTGGCAACAACTGGGCGCCGTTGGAAGCCGGTGAGATCTTGCGGGCGGCGATCGAGCGGCATCTGGATGACTTGCTCAGCCTGTCAGAACAGCAATTGCGAGATGCCCGTTACTCCAAATTCAGGGCTATGGGGCGTTTTCTCGAAAAAACTTCACAGGATGTCGAGAAAGCAGCTTAAGGTGTCGTGGTTTGCTAACGGTTTTTGCCAACGGCTCTAATTACGGGTGCGAGTCGAGGCATTGGTCGCCGCACAGCTGAGCTCCTGGCTCAACAAGGCTGGGACCTGCTTCTGACGGCCCGCAGTGCCGATCAACTTGATCAGCTCGGTGAACAGCTCAGGGATCAGGGCGTCTCCGTGGCGTCTACTGCCATTGATCTGACCCAACCTGATGCGATCGCTTCAGCGATGGCCGACCTGCAGCAGCAGGGGGCTACACCTGCGGTGTTGATCAACAACGCGGGTGCCGCTTACACCGGCGACCTTCTGGCCATGCCGCTGGAGCGTTGGCAATGGCTGTTACAGCTGAATGTCACCAGCGTGATGCAAGTTTGTTCAGCAGTTGTTCCCTCCATGCGAAAGCACGGCGGACTGGTGATCAACATCAGCAGCCATGCCGCCCGCAATGCCTTCCCCCAATGGGGCGCGTATTGCGTGACCAAGGCTGCTTTGGCCAGCTTCACCCGCTGTCTGGCCGAAGAAGAGCGTGGCCATGGCATTCGTGCCTGCACCCTCACTCTCGGAGCCGTCAATACTCCGCTGTGGGACGCGGAAACCGTACAAAGCGATTTCGATCGTCGTGCCATGCTCTCTGTCGATCAGGCAGCAGAAACACTGGCGAATCTGGCGATGCAACCCAGCAACCAGTTGATCGAAGACCTCACCCTTATGCCGGCAGCCGGCGCCTTCTGAGCGAGCACTATGACCTCCACAGTCCCTTTCGTTTCCAACGGCGTCGCCAACAGCAATGGCAATGGCCGCAGCAGCTTGAGTCCAAAGATTTCAGCGCGGATTCGTGAACGCCTGAGAGAAGCAGGTGCGTCTTTCCTGGCCAATGACAACATTGCCGATCACCTCCTGCCTGGTGAATTGGATCAATTGCAGGTTGAAGTCGCTGACAAAGTTCGCGACCTGCTGCGCAGCTTGGTGATTGACATCGAGAACGACCACAACACTCACGAGACGGCGGAGCGGGTCGCCAAGATGTACCTCCAGGAAGTGTTCAAAGGGCGCTATCAACAGCAACCCAAGGTGGCCAGCTTCCCGAATGTGAAGCAGCTGGATGAGATCTACACCGTTGGACCGATCACGGTGCGTTCCGCCTGTTCCCACCACCTGGTGCCGATCATGGGCAACTGCTGGATCGGAATCAAGCCTGGCTCCCGCGTGATCGGTCTGTCCAAGTTCACCCGCGTGG
The Synechococcus sp. PROS-U-1 DNA segment above includes these coding regions:
- a CDS encoding S1 RNA-binding domain-containing protein; its protein translation is MPAAGSPQPNRPKAPKPAATKPLQVMQINRREEQEKLELEAAEARAAAEAAAEKARILEERAGLATPPRPVQQESATSRSTDDDARFDMGGMEGMTMADLMGAPDSKPKKEQRNQPRSVDDFDFDEEAFLAALDENAPVGTTGEVIKGNVIGIENDGVYVDIGGKAPGYMPKSEAGLGVITNFRERFPKGLEVEVLVTREQNADGMVTISCRALELRKSWDRVKDMEKQGKVVQVIVNGFNRGGVTCDLEGLRGFIPRSQLQNGENHQELVGKTLGVAFIEVNSETRKLVMSEKRAAVAERFQDLEVGQLVEGQVAAVKPYGLFIDLGGISGLLHQSAITNGSLRSIREVFDQGDRVSALITELDPGRGRIGLNTALLEGPPGELLIEKDKVMAEAADRASRAQNMLKQQEQSAG
- a CDS encoding creatininase family protein, which gives rise to MDQPRKRFDQLTWPEARNAASRPGATVIWPFGALEQHGPQLPLATDAVFAEGILDSVLSGLDPGLPLWRLPCQAIGFSPEHQNFPGTLSLSASLILDLVEQVGMQLAAMGMQRLVLFNAHGGQIGLLQVAARQLRARSPSLAVLPCFLWSGVDGLADLLREEELLHGLHAGQAETSLMLQLEPDLVGSARPVDGLVSSGSSQEPPEGWSLEGAAPCAWLTDDLSATGVIGDAREASAGLGRRLEERLIRHWQARFQTLMASDWPPSQSLLS
- a CDS encoding aldehyde oxygenase (deformylating) translates to MTTLNAPEAPVLEGQDALPDFTTAAYKDAYSRINAIVIEGEQEAHDNYISLGTLIPDQAEELKRLARMEMKHMKGFTSCGRNLGVEADLPFAKKFFEPLHGNFQAALKEGKVVTCLLIQALLIEAFAISAYHIYIPVADPFARKITEGVVKDEYTHLNYGQEWLKANFETSKDELFEANKANLPLIRSMLEDVAADAAVLHMEKEDLIEDFLIAYQEALGEIGFTSRDIARMAAAALAV
- a CDS encoding SDR family oxidoreductase, whose amino-acid sequence is MPTALITGASRGIGRRTAELLAQQGWDLLLTARSADQLDQLGEQLRDQGVSVASTAIDLTQPDAIASAMADLQQQGATPAVLINNAGAAYTGDLLAMPLERWQWLLQLNVTSVMQVCSAVVPSMRKHGGLVINISSHAARNAFPQWGAYCVTKAALASFTRCLAEEERGHGIRACTLTLGAVNTPLWDAETVQSDFDRRAMLSVDQAAETLANLAMQPSNQLIEDLTLMPAAGAF
- a CDS encoding acetyl-CoA carboxylase carboxyltransferase subunit alpha, coding for MPRRPLLEFEKPLVELEQQIEQIRQLARDSEVDVSQQLQQLETLAARRRQEIFQGLTPAQKIQVARHPQRPSTLDFIQMFCDDWVELHGDRRGNDDQALIGGVGRVGDRPIMLIGHQKGRDTKENVARNFGMAAPGGYRKAMRLMDHADRFRLPILTFIDTPGAYAGLEAEEQGQGEAIAVNLREMFRLRVPVIATVIGEGGSGGALGIGVADRLLMFEHSVYTVASPEACASILWRDAAKAPDAAAALRITGRDLLELGVVDEVLEEPSGGNNWAPLEAGEILRAAIERHLDDLLSLSEQQLRDARYSKFRAMGRFLEKTSQDVEKAA
- a CDS encoding long-chain acyl-[acyl-carrier-protein] reductase, yielding MFGLIGHSTSFEAARRKAMELGFDHISDGDLDVWCSAPPQLVEHVEVTSPTGTTIEGAYIDSCFVPEMLSRFKTARRKVLNAMELAQKKGINITALGGFTSIIFENFNLLQHQTVRSTTLDWQRFTTGNTHTAWVICRQVENNAPTLGIDLSKAKVAVVGATGDIGSAVCRWLQARTGVEELLLVARQQQPLLDLQQELGSGRILTLDEALPEADVVVWVASMPRTLEIDHNSLKKPCLMIDGGYPKNLNTKVAGGGIHVLKGGIVEFCRDIGWSMMAIAEMEKPQRQMFACFAEAMLLEFERCHTNFSWGRNNITLEKMDFIGAASVRHGFSTLNLHPNLQATAA
- a CDS encoding Tab2 family RNA-binding protein, which translates into the protein MSTAALTASEDWELDFYSRPILEADGRKRWELLITSTPPASSDAPPFRFAKVCPSGEVNSLWLSQAMAEAKEMSASGGWGSPLRLRCWRSSMRTMVQRAAAEQDLEVIPSRRTFALLDWLQQREREVYPQEEGFMAGPLAPAPAPVPTPPVPLPEEVQGDAWSWAALPASLLLEAAEWPMSFSGLLPVPDGIDPDASVPGLRLFSQSRSLAMAGWLGGLEPVRMTVEDRQLVLEAGQDDRWLVSDLEPGVAAEIAEALTTSQQQVRGLQFIAIQASPEEQTFGGFWMLRDIPMA